The nucleotide window TGACTCATTTTTGTATTTGGAAGCTACTGCCATGCCCAAAGCCGCCGAAATAGACGTAGAAGAGTGTCCCACGCCAAACGTATCGTAAACGCTTTCTTTGCGCTTAGGAAAGCCCGAAATACCATTGTACAAACGGTTGGTGTGGAATTGGTCGCGGCGACCCGTCAGGATTTTGTGCCCGTAAGCCTGATGCCCAACGTCCCAAATGAGTTGGTCGTCTGGCGTGTTAAAAACGTAGTGCAGTGCTACTGAAAGTTCTACCACACCCAAACTTGCGCCGAAGTGCCCGCCATAAACCGACACGTTGTCAATAATGAATTGGCGCAATTCGTCGCTTACTTGCAACAATTGACTTTTATCTAATTGCCTTAAATCCGCTGGGGAATTGATATTGGCTAATAGTTCTCCTGGTTTGATAAGCATATTAAGCAAATTTTATCAAAGCTCTAACAACTAACACGGGTCAGTTGTTTTGTATAGTGAAAATGTTTGCAAAGATTGCGGATTTTTTTTGAATTATCACCAAGTATTTTTACAATAACTTAACATACTATCAAGGCTTTGTCCTTAGTGAATAATGTATTCGTAGCGAAATTCCGCAAAGAAATGACCTGCTATTTTGCAGTGTTTTTATGGTGCAATCATGCTTGTTAGGATTTGTTGGAAAATAAAGAAGCCTTTTATCTTAAATAAATTTTAAGTAAAAATTCAGGTATGATATTGATGCTAAAATGCGTTTACTTAATACTTTTGTGCCTTTTTAGTCAAAACAAAACTGTCCGTGAGAATTTCCCAAGAAACAGTAGAACGAATCCAGCAAACCGCCGATATTATCGAGGTGATAGGGGATTTTGTGCCACTGAAAAAGAAGGGAAAAGACTATACGGCTTGTTGCCCGTTTCATAACGAAAAAACACCTTCATTTTATGTGTCGCCTGCGAAGGGGATTTATAAATGTTTTGGTTGCGGCAAGGCTGGCGATACCATTCGCTTTGTGATGGACATCGAAAGCCTGAATTATGGCGAGGCTTTGCGCTATTTGGCCAAAAAATATGGCATCGAAATAGAAGAAGATGCCGCGCCGCTCAGTGCCGAGCAGCAGCAAGCCCAATCCGAACGCGAAAGCATTTTTATTGCCCTGAATTTTGCCAAAAACTTTTATGCAAATCAGCTTTCGCAGCATCCCGACGGCCAAGCCTTAGGCCTAACGTATTTGCGCGAACGTGGATTTTTGGACAAAACGATACAGGCTTTTGAACTCGGATACAGTTCGGATACTTGGGACGGGCTTTTACAAGCGGCTAAAAAACAAGGCTTTACGGCGGATATTTTAGAAAAATCTGGTTTGCTGATTCGCCGCGACGATGGCCGCGAGTACGACCGTTTCAGAGGCCGCGTCATGTTCCCGATTCATAACACAAGCGGGAAAGTGATTGGTTTTGGCGCACGGATTTTGGGTTCGGACAAAAATCAACCCAAATATATCAACTCGCCCGAAACGGAAGTTTACAATAAAAGCGAAGTGTTATTTGGTTTGTTTCAGGCCAAAAACGCGATTCGTCAGGCCGATAATTGCTATTTGGCCGAAGGTTATACCGATGTTATTTCGTTGCATCAGGCGGGCGTGGCCAATGTGGTGGCCTCGTCGGGTACGTCGCTGACTGCCGAGCAAATCCAACTTATCAAACGATACACGCACAATGTTACGGTGCTTTATGACGGCGATTGGGCAGGTATCAAAGCCTCGTTGCGCGGTATTGATATGCTTTTGGAGGCTGGCCTGAATGTACGCGCCATTACGTTCCCCGACGGCGACGACCCCGACAGTTATTTGCGCAAAGTGGGAGGTTCGGCGTTTACGGCTTATTTGCAGACTGCGGCCAAAGATTTTATTTCCTTCAAAGCCAGTTTGTTTGCGGAAGATGCCGCCCGCGACCCCATTCGCAAAGCTGAAATTATACGCGATATTGTGCAGAGTATCAGCCTGATACCCGACCTTATCAACCGTTCGGTTTTCTTGAAACAATGCAGCCAGTTGCTGGGCGTAGAAGAAGAAATTTTGTTGGCGGAAAGCAATAAAATTATTCTTAAAAAACAGCAACAACAAAACCCCACGCATCGCCCAGCGGTGCAAGCAGGTACGCAAATTCCTGCCCCGCAGCCATCGCCAGAAATGCTGGACGAACAGGCATTTTTGGCCGAAACACAGCTTACTCCTGATGGCGTGAGCCGCGACAAAATAGGGGAGAGCATTCGCCTACAAGAGCGCGAAACCATGCGTTTTTTGTTGCAATATGCCGCCGCCGCTGTCTCGGAAGAATACAAATTGGGACAGTATGCCCTTGCGCAGTTGGAAGACATTGTGTTTGTTACGCCACTATACAGCCGCATGATCGGGATTTTTAGGGAAGAAATGGCCAAAAACCATTTGCCCGACTACCAATTTTTTGTACGCTACTCGGACGAGGAAATACGACAAGAGGCCGCCTCTCTGATTGCCGAACGCCACGAACTTAGCGAAAGTTGGTTCAGTATGCACCACCTTTATACTGAGCACGAAAAAGACAATTTGGCATATAACGCTTACAAACAAATTCTAAGACTTAAAGCAATGGTAGTCAAGAAATTAGTAAACGAAAAAATGCAACAAATTATACAGGCCGAACAGCAACAAGCCACCGCCGAAACCGTCGAAAAATTATTGATGGAATACCAAGTGCTGCACAAGTTGGGAGCGGATATTAACAAAGAATTAGGCACAGTGATTAAGTAATAAAAAAAGTCTTTTAAGCTCTATTTTTTGTTTGTTTTTTGTGGTAATTTGGCTGCTATAATATTATATCACCAAACTAATTTAATACTGAAAAATTATGGCAACACACGCAACTCCGTTTGTGGTTTTTGAATTCAAACCAGAACAAAATGCAGTACACGCTACTTGGAAAGATACAACTGCAATGGCCACAGAAGACCAAATAAAAGAGAGTATGTTGGAATATGTAAAATTCATAGATACTTATCGTGCTCCCAATCTTCTTGTAAACGAAAAGGACATGAAATTTGAGTTTTCGCCATCGTTTCAGGCTTGGATGGACGAAAATGTTTCGGAAAAAGCCCGCAATATGGGTTCGGTTCGTTTTGCGTTTATTAAAAGTGAAGATTTTATTATTGGCTTGGCCGCTGAA belongs to Flexibacter flexilis DSM 6793 and includes:
- the dnaG gene encoding DNA primase, translated to MRISQETVERIQQTADIIEVIGDFVPLKKKGKDYTACCPFHNEKTPSFYVSPAKGIYKCFGCGKAGDTIRFVMDIESLNYGEALRYLAKKYGIEIEEDAAPLSAEQQQAQSERESIFIALNFAKNFYANQLSQHPDGQALGLTYLRERGFLDKTIQAFELGYSSDTWDGLLQAAKKQGFTADILEKSGLLIRRDDGREYDRFRGRVMFPIHNTSGKVIGFGARILGSDKNQPKYINSPETEVYNKSEVLFGLFQAKNAIRQADNCYLAEGYTDVISLHQAGVANVVASSGTSLTAEQIQLIKRYTHNVTVLYDGDWAGIKASLRGIDMLLEAGLNVRAITFPDGDDPDSYLRKVGGSAFTAYLQTAAKDFISFKASLFAEDAARDPIRKAEIIRDIVQSISLIPDLINRSVFLKQCSQLLGVEEEILLAESNKIILKKQQQQNPTHRPAVQAGTQIPAPQPSPEMLDEQAFLAETQLTPDGVSRDKIGESIRLQERETMRFLLQYAAAAVSEEYKLGQYALAQLEDIVFVTPLYSRMIGIFREEMAKNHLPDYQFFVRYSDEEIRQEAASLIAERHELSESWFSMHHLYTEHEKDNLAYNAYKQILRLKAMVVKKLVNEKMQQIIQAEQQQATAETVEKLLMEYQVLHKLGADINKELGTVIK
- a CDS encoding STAS/SEC14 domain-containing protein, which gives rise to MATHATPFVVFEFKPEQNAVHATWKDTTAMATEDQIKESMLEYVKFIDTYRAPNLLVNEKDMKFEFSPSFQAWMDENVSEKARNMGSVRFAFIKSEDFIIGLAAEMVMEQVASNAPVRFFDNAQEAEAWLIS